The following is a genomic window from Marinobacter sp. NP-4(2019).
ACCAGTTGCATGTGCCAGATGGCTCCGGGACTCGGTGGCGACTTCGCGGGTGGGTTGCGCAGCCGCATCGGCTGCCGGTTCCGGGGCCTCGTCAGCAGCGGAGTAAATCGTATCCTGCTGGCTGTTCGGGTCGACGGCAAGCACGCTGACCAGGGCGCCGTTGACGGTTTTGTGGATCCGGCGCAGGCGGAATTCGATCCAGGCCGCCAGCGCGGCGAAGGGGATGGCCACCACCAGACCGGCCGCCGTGGTGGTCAGCGCTTCGTAAATGCCGCCACTGAGCTGGCTGGCATTGGCCCGGCCTTCGGTTGCGGCCATGGCGCTGAAGGCTTCCATCATACCGAGAACCGTGCCCAGAAGGCCCAGCAGGGGGGCCAGGGCGGCAATCACTTCGATGATCTTCAGTGGTGCCTCGAACGGTTCAAGGGATCGCTGTGCGTCCCGGGCTGCGGTCTCACGCACCTGTTGTGGGCTACGGCCCGCCAACTGGTTTTCCATGGTGTCTGCCAACAGGTGGTGCAGAGGATTCAGCCGTGACCAGAAACTTGCCTGGTTGCGAAGCCGTTTCGGGGCCTGATCAGACAGGTTTTCTTGCCAAAAGGTAATCGCGTTTTTAAGTTTTCCGGTCAGGCGCGGGGCGTAGAAGGCGCCAAAAAGCATCAGATAGATAAAAGTCACCACCCCTGCAACGGCCAGCGCAAGCAAAACCACCATCACGGGCCCACCCATGTCTATCAGCTGGCTGAGCGGTGTCGCCAGGGTTTCCGGAGAGTTGGCAAGGGGAACTTCAGACATGGTTTTGCCTCGAAACGAATAAATAGATCTAAATAATAACGATTATCACTAAATATTCAAGTTTTGTAACCTGAGATGAGGTAGGGGGTCTGTTAAGATTCTGAAACCATGTCGTTAACTTCAATAGCCGTGAACTAACCTGTGCTTAATCATCTCTATCACTTACTACAGAGCGGGCTATCTTGTTTCTGTGTGTCCGGAGTCGCGTCGCTGTGCTGATTAAACGCTGGTTGGGCAGTCTGGTAAACCGTGCCGTTGCGTTCGTCATTCTTGTTATCGTTCTGTCGGCGGTTGTTGTCACGGTTGCTGGCACTCTGGTCAGTCAGGGTGAACTGGAAACCCAGGCGAAGGCCGAAGTGGTCACCATTGCCGGTCTCGTCGCAAGGGAACTGGATGACAAACTTGCACAACGCCTGGCCATCCTGGCCGAAATCAGCGAAGGCTTGAGTATGAGTGAGGATGTCATGCACTCCCGGGCCACCATTTTGATTCGCCGTGAGATAGCTTTGCGTCATCTGTTCGATGCGTTTTTCCTGGTCAGCGCCGATGGCAGGATCCTTGCCGAGTACCCGGAGGCGTATGCCCAGAAAGGCCGGGATGTCAGTGGCCGGGAGTATTTCCTAAAAACGTCCCGGCAACTGACTCCCGTCATAAGCCAGCCTTTCCGATCATTCTATCAGGATGAGCCAGTCGTCATGATTACTGCCCCTGTCTTCGATCATGACCGCCAATTTATCGGGATGATCGCGGGCGCGATACTGCTCGATGCGGACAATTTCATGGGGGATGTCGGTCGGGTACGTATCGGCAAATCCGGCTATGTTGGTGTCGCCTCCCGGGCTGGCATTACCCTGGCCCATGGCAGGACCGGTGTCGTGATGGAACCCGTGCCGGCCAGGAATGCCGCCCTGCAGCAGGCGATGTCCGGATTTGAAGGGGTTCTCGATTCGGAAAATGGTGACGGCGATCAGACCATCATGGCGGTGAAACAGATGGACCAGGTCCCGTGGTTTGTTGCCGCCGTGTGGCCCGCGAGGGAGGCGTTTGCGCCCGCCGGGCGCCTGCTGGATAACCTGCTATGGGTGTTGTTGGTGGTGATCGTTACGCTCGCCCCCCTCGCCTATGTGGTGTTTCGGCGGCTGATGACGCCCATGGATGTCCTCGGACACCAGATTACCGAGCGACACCTGGGGGTCCGTACGACACCGGTGGACGTCACGGGCGTACGGGAAATCCGCCAGGTGGCGGAAACCTTCAATACGGTGATGGAGGAGCGGGATGAGGTGCTGTCGTCACTGGCTGAGCGGGAAGCGTTTTTCCGTTCACTGACCCAGAGTGCCCCCATTGGCATTGTTCAGACAGATGTCCTGGGCCGGATAGAGTTTGTGAATCCGACCTTTGAAAAAATTACCGACAGCGTCGGCAACGGGCTGCTCCATAAGTATCTGATTGCGGGTGTCCATGAGGATGATCGGGAGCATGCGTTGCGGAAATGGTACGCCGCCTTGCGTAACCACGAGGTGTTCCGCGGGCGTTTCCGGTTGCTGCGTGGTTCCTCCGGCGAGGCAATCTGGGCGGATGTGATGACGGCTGCGATCGAGACGCCGGAAAAATCCCTGGGGACCATCACGGTCGTGCGGGATATTACCCATGAACTGGAAGTCGAGCAGGCGCTAAGGGAAGAGCAGCAGCGGGCGGACAGCATCCTCGCGGTGTTGCAGGAAGGCGTGCTGATGGTGGATACCGGCGGAGTGATCCGCTACGCCAACCGCGCCGCGTGTTCGTTCATCGGCAATGGGGAGAATTGCGAGAATCAGAATTTCTTCGAACGCATCGTCATCGAAAATGAGGAGCGTCAGTGGCAAGCCCCGGATTTTCTCGCGGGCGAAGACTTTGAGAGCCTGTATGTGACCCTGCGTAATGCCAGGGGGCAGATCTTTGATATCGATCTCACCATGTTGCACCTGCGCAAGGGCCAGGAAAATGAACGGCTGGTATTTGTACTGCGGGATGACAGCGAACGCCGGCGCCAGGAAGAGCGGCTGTCCTGGGAAGCCACTCACGACAGCCTGACCCAGTTGCTGAACCGGCGGGCATTTAGTGCTGCACTGGTGAAATGCCTGGGCCAGGTTGACGAGCAGGCGTCCGTCAGTGTGTTGATGCTGATTGATCTGGACTACTTCAAACCGATCAATGACGAAGGCGGGCACCTGCTTGGGGATGACCTGCTGAAACGCCTGGCGGACCTGCTCAAGGACTCCGTACGTCAGTCAGACACGGTGGCGCGCCTGGGCGGAGATGAGTTCGGTATCATTCTGCCGGCCTGCGGGCTGGATCGTGCCGAGGTGCTGGCGGAAAAAATCCGCGCGGGTGTTCAGGCGCTGCGCATCAAGCAGGACGGACGCTCGTTCGGGGTGACTGCCAGCATTGGCCTGACAGGGTTGTCGCCCGGGGATTCCGGACCCCGGGAGGTGGTGGCCCGTGCCGATGAGGGGTGCTACATCGCCAAGGCTCAAGGGCGCAACAAAGTCGTTGTGGTGCCGGTTCCCGAGCCCTGATTTCCTTCCCGGTCAAAACAGGCCGGCACTGGCCGCTTGCCACAGGAGTCTGAGTGCCAGCACTGTCAGAAGAATGTTGAAAGCCAGGCTGAACAACCGGTTGCTCATGGTCCTGAGCATGTGCAGGCCAATCCAGGTGCCGGCAAAGCCACTGGCAATCATACCCAGAATGAACACCAGCCAATCATGGAAGACAAAGCCGGCGACCCCGAACACCAGTGCCTTGGGCGCATGTTGCAGGCACATGGCGGTGGCGAAGGTGGCGACGGTGGTAAACCTTTCGGTATGCATCTGCTTGATAAACGCCGCGACCAGGGGGCCGGTTGCACCTACGAACAGGCTGACAAAGCTGGTGACCGTCGAAGCCAGGAAGACACCGAAAGGCCCGAATGCGCCTTTCGGCAGGCTTGGCCCCCAGCACAGGTACAGCACAAACAGGGCTATCGTCAGTTGCCAAAGGTGGGCGGGAAGGTCCACTAACAGCCAGGCACCCAGCCCGGCACCAGCGATGACCCCCGGGGCAAAGGCAGCAATGGTTTTCCAGTCGGTGTGGCGGCGCGCCAGGACCGCCCGCCCCGCGTTGGAACCAAGCTGAATCATGCCGTGCACCGGGATAATGGCCGCGGGAGGTACCCACATGGCCATGAGCACCAGCAACAACACCCCGCCACCGGCCCCCAGGCTGGCAGTAATCATCGAAGTAATGGCGGAGGCGAGCAGCAGGAACACCGCGATGTAGGGAGACAGGTTCTCCGGGATCAGGATCAGCTCCACGAGTGTTTGCCGGCGGTCAGTTGCAAAAGTCGGTATCCTTGAGTTTCGGGCTGTTGCACAGGGCTTCGGTGGCCAGTTGCACATCCGCCACATAATACAGCGAGGCCAGTCCGAACCGGTCCCGGCCCAGGTTATGGAAGATCATGCCGAACGCGATATCCCCAGCCGTATAGTTATCATGATGTTGAGCAAAATAGGCCGCCGGTTTGGACAGGTTGTCGTCGTCCAGCAGGCTCCTCACGCGATTCGCGCCGCCGTGATAGGCCTGTACCAGCATCAGGGTAAACAGGCGATCCTGCTTGGCTTGTGGCAAATGACCAAAACGTTCCTCAAAGGCGGGTTGCAGGTTGCGCGCATTCTGGTCAATCAGGCGCAGGGCACAGTCAATTTGCGCCAGTCGGTGCCAGTAGTGAACGGGCTGAATCCTGCAATCTTTCAGGGCTGGTGGGGACAACTGAAGAATGCCGCGGGCATTGGCGGTGGAGTGTGCCCGTTGCTGACCGCCGCTTTCAATCAGCACCTGGCCGCCGAGATAGCGGATCAACTCTCTGGGCAGATCAACCCTCTGCTGCTGTTTGCGGGTGTTGTATACATACAATAACGCGTTGTGGAGGGACTGCGGGCTGTCAGCGGAAGCAAAGCTAAGGTCATCCCAGTCGCCCCAGACCAGGTCGGCGGGCAGGGTGCCGAGAT
Proteins encoded in this region:
- a CDS encoding MotA/TolQ/ExbB proton channel family protein, yielding MSEVPLANSPETLATPLSQLIDMGGPVMVVLLALAVAGVVTFIYLMLFGAFYAPRLTGKLKNAITFWQENLSDQAPKRLRNQASFWSRLNPLHHLLADTMENQLAGRSPQQVRETAARDAQRSLEPFEAPLKIIEVIAALAPLLGLLGTVLGMMEAFSAMAATEGRANASQLSGGIYEALTTTAAGLVVAIPFAALAAWIEFRLRRIHKTVNGALVSVLAVDPNSQQDTIYSAADEAPEPAADAAAQPTREVATESRSHLAHATG
- a CDS encoding diguanylate cyclase domain-containing protein; the encoded protein is MLIKRWLGSLVNRAVAFVILVIVLSAVVVTVAGTLVSQGELETQAKAEVVTIAGLVARELDDKLAQRLAILAEISEGLSMSEDVMHSRATILIRREIALRHLFDAFFLVSADGRILAEYPEAYAQKGRDVSGREYFLKTSRQLTPVISQPFRSFYQDEPVVMITAPVFDHDRQFIGMIAGAILLDADNFMGDVGRVRIGKSGYVGVASRAGITLAHGRTGVVMEPVPARNAALQQAMSGFEGVLDSENGDGDQTIMAVKQMDQVPWFVAAVWPAREAFAPAGRLLDNLLWVLLVVIVTLAPLAYVVFRRLMTPMDVLGHQITERHLGVRTTPVDVTGVREIRQVAETFNTVMEERDEVLSSLAEREAFFRSLTQSAPIGIVQTDVLGRIEFVNPTFEKITDSVGNGLLHKYLIAGVHEDDREHALRKWYAALRNHEVFRGRFRLLRGSSGEAIWADVMTAAIETPEKSLGTITVVRDITHELEVEQALREEQQRADSILAVLQEGVLMVDTGGVIRYANRAACSFIGNGENCENQNFFERIVIENEERQWQAPDFLAGEDFESLYVTLRNARGQIFDIDLTMLHLRKGQENERLVFVLRDDSERRRQEERLSWEATHDSLTQLLNRRAFSAALVKCLGQVDEQASVSVLMLIDLDYFKPINDEGGHLLGDDLLKRLADLLKDSVRQSDTVARLGGDEFGIILPACGLDRAEVLAEKIRAGVQALRIKQDGRSFGVTASIGLTGLSPGDSGPREVVARADEGCYIAKAQGRNKVVVVPVPEP
- a CDS encoding sulfite exporter TauE/SafE family protein is translated as MELILIPENLSPYIAVFLLLASAITSMITASLGAGGGVLLLVLMAMWVPPAAIIPVHGMIQLGSNAGRAVLARRHTDWKTIAAFAPGVIAGAGLGAWLLVDLPAHLWQLTIALFVLYLCWGPSLPKGAFGPFGVFLASTVTSFVSLFVGATGPLVAAFIKQMHTERFTTVATFATAMCLQHAPKALVFGVAGFVFHDWLVFILGMIASGFAGTWIGLHMLRTMSNRLFSLAFNILLTVLALRLLWQAASAGLF